In Pseudomonas hamedanensis, a single window of DNA contains:
- the sdhA gene encoding succinate dehydrogenase flavoprotein subunit codes for MANIPTISFDAIIIGGGGAGMRAALQLAQGGHKTAVITKVFPTRSHTVSAQGGITCAIASADPNDDWRWHMYDTVKGSDYIGDQDAIEYMCQEGPAAVFELDHMGLPFSRTEQGRIYQRPFGGQSKDYGKGGQAARTCAASDRTGHALLHTLYQGNLKAGTTFLNEYYAVDLVKNQEGEFVGVIAICIETGETSYIRAKATVLATGGAGRIYASTTNALINTGDGVGMALRAGVPVQDIEMWQFHPTGIAGAGVLVTEGCRGEGGYLINKHGERFMERYAPNAKDLAGRDVVARSMVKEIIAGNGCGPNGDHVMLKLDHLGEEVLHSRLPGICELSKTFAHVDPVVAPVPVVPTCHYMMGGVATNIHGQAITQNAEGVDQIIPGLFAVGEVACVSVHGANRLGGNSLLDLVVFGRAAGLHLEKALTDGIEYDDATESDIEAALSRLNALNNRTDGEDVATLRRELQSCMQNYFGVFRTGEYMQKGIAQLADLRKRIANVKINDKSQAFNTARIEALELQNLLEVAEATAIAAEVRKESRGAHAREDFEDRDDENWLCHTLYFPGDKRVTKRAVNFSPKTVPTFEPKVRTY; via the coding sequence ATGGCTAACATTCCAACGATTTCTTTCGACGCCATCATTATTGGTGGTGGCGGTGCCGGCATGCGCGCGGCGCTGCAGCTGGCACAGGGCGGCCACAAGACTGCGGTGATCACCAAGGTTTTCCCGACCCGTTCGCACACTGTGTCCGCACAGGGTGGCATCACTTGCGCAATCGCTTCCGCCGATCCGAACGATGACTGGCGCTGGCACATGTACGATACCGTCAAGGGTTCCGACTACATCGGTGACCAGGACGCTATCGAATACATGTGTCAGGAAGGCCCGGCCGCCGTGTTCGAGCTGGACCACATGGGTCTGCCGTTCTCGCGTACCGAGCAAGGCCGTATCTACCAGCGTCCGTTCGGTGGCCAGTCCAAGGACTACGGCAAGGGCGGTCAGGCAGCACGTACCTGCGCGGCGTCCGACCGTACCGGCCACGCGCTGCTGCACACCCTTTATCAGGGCAACCTGAAAGCCGGTACCACGTTCCTCAACGAGTACTACGCGGTCGATCTGGTGAAAAACCAGGAAGGCGAATTCGTCGGTGTGATCGCGATCTGCATCGAAACCGGTGAAACATCGTACATCCGCGCCAAGGCCACCGTATTGGCTACTGGCGGTGCAGGCCGTATCTACGCGTCCACCACCAACGCCCTGATCAACACCGGTGACGGCGTTGGCATGGCCTTGCGTGCTGGCGTGCCGGTACAAGACATTGAAATGTGGCAGTTCCACCCGACCGGTATCGCCGGCGCCGGTGTACTGGTTACAGAAGGCTGCCGTGGTGAAGGTGGTTACCTGATCAACAAGCACGGCGAGCGTTTCATGGAGCGTTATGCTCCGAACGCGAAAGACCTGGCCGGTCGTGACGTGGTTGCTCGTTCGATGGTTAAAGAAATCATCGCTGGCAACGGTTGCGGTCCGAATGGCGACCACGTGATGCTCAAACTCGACCACCTGGGCGAGGAAGTGCTGCACAGCCGTCTGCCAGGCATCTGCGAATTGTCGAAGACTTTCGCTCACGTTGACCCGGTGGTTGCGCCGGTTCCGGTTGTTCCGACCTGCCACTATATGATGGGCGGCGTTGCCACCAACATTCATGGCCAGGCGATCACCCAGAACGCCGAAGGCGTGGATCAGATCATTCCAGGTCTGTTCGCTGTAGGTGAAGTGGCTTGCGTATCGGTGCACGGTGCCAACCGTCTGGGCGGCAACTCGCTGCTCGACCTGGTGGTCTTCGGTCGCGCTGCCGGCCTGCACCTGGAAAAGGCGCTGACCGACGGTATCGAATACGACGACGCCACCGAGTCCGACATCGAAGCTGCACTGTCGCGTCTGAACGCGCTGAACAACCGTACCGACGGTGAAGACGTTGCCACCCTGCGTCGTGAGCTGCAAAGCTGCATGCAGAACTACTTCGGTGTATTCCGTACCGGCGAATACATGCAGAAGGGCATCGCTCAGCTGGCCGATCTGCGCAAGCGTATCGCCAACGTGAAGATCAACGATAAGTCGCAGGCGTTCAACACTGCACGTATCGAAGCGCTGGAACTGCAAAACCTGCTGGAGGTGGCTGAAGCTACCGCCATTGCGGCCGAAGTCCGTAAAGAGTCCCGCGGCGCTCACGCCCGTGAAGATTTCGAAGACCGTGATGACGAAAACTGGCTGTGCCACACCCTGTACTTCCCGGGTGACAAGCGCGTCACCAAGCGTGCCGTGAACTTCTCGCCGAAGACTGTTCCGACTTTCGAACCTAAAGTCCGGACTTATTAA
- a CDS encoding DUF485 domain-containing protein, which yields MNDSIYLSIQNSPRFKELVRKREKFAWILSAIMLGLYSGFILLIAYGPHVLGAKLSPESSITWGIPIGVGLIVSAFILTGIYVRRANGEFDDLNNAILKEAQQ from the coding sequence ATGAACGACAGCATTTACCTCTCGATTCAAAACAGTCCCCGATTCAAGGAGCTGGTGCGAAAAAGGGAAAAGTTCGCCTGGATACTCTCGGCGATCATGCTCGGGCTCTACTCTGGATTCATTCTTCTGATCGCATACGGCCCGCATGTACTGGGGGCAAAACTCAGTCCTGAATCTTCGATTACCTGGGGCATCCCGATCGGTGTCGGCCTGATTGTTTCGGCCTTCATCCTGACCGGCATTTATGTCCGCCGCGCCAATGGCGAGTTCGACGACCTGAACAATGCGATTCTCAAGGAGGCTCAGCAATGA
- a CDS encoding cation acetate symporter gives MIRRLLVLLSIAAFAPGAWAADALTGAVAKQPLNVAAILMFVAFVGATLYITYWASKKNNSAADYYAAGGKITGFQNGLAIAGDYMSAASFLGISALVFTSGYDGLIYSIGFLVGWPIILFLIAERLRNLGKYTFADVASYRLGQTQIRTLSACGSLVVVAFYLIAQMVGAGKLIQLLFGLDYHVAVILVGVLMCLYVLFGGMLATTWVQIIKAVLLLSGASFMALMVMKHVGFDFNTLFSEAIKVHAKGEAIMSPGGLVKDPISAFSLGLALMFGTAGLPHILMRFFTVSDAKEARKSVLYATGFIGYFYILTFIIGFGAILLVSTNPAFKDAAGALLGGNNMAAVHLANAVGGSIFLGFISAVAFATILAVVAGLTLAGASAVSHDLYASVIKKGKANEKDEIRVSKITTIALAVLAIGLGILFESQNIAFMVGLAFSIAASCNFPVLLLSMYWKKLTTRGAMIGGWLGLVSAVGLMVLGPTIWVQILHHEKAIFPYEYPALFSMIIAFVGIWFFSITDKSAAADNERALFFPQFVRSQTGLGASGAVSH, from the coding sequence ATGATCCGGCGTCTACTGGTTCTTTTGAGCATTGCAGCGTTTGCACCCGGCGCCTGGGCGGCTGATGCCCTGACCGGTGCGGTGGCCAAGCAGCCGCTGAACGTTGCGGCGATCCTGATGTTCGTGGCCTTCGTTGGCGCGACCTTGTACATCACCTACTGGGCTTCGAAGAAGAACAACTCGGCCGCCGATTACTATGCGGCAGGCGGCAAGATCACCGGTTTCCAGAACGGTCTGGCGATTGCCGGTGACTACATGTCGGCGGCGTCCTTCCTGGGGATTTCCGCGCTGGTGTTCACCTCTGGCTACGATGGCCTGATCTACTCGATCGGCTTCCTGGTGGGCTGGCCGATCATTCTGTTCCTGATTGCCGAGCGCCTGCGTAACCTGGGTAAATACACCTTTGCCGACGTGGCGTCCTACCGCCTCGGGCAAACCCAGATTCGCACCCTGTCCGCCTGCGGTTCGCTGGTGGTGGTGGCGTTCTACCTGATCGCGCAGATGGTCGGCGCCGGCAAGCTGATCCAGCTGTTGTTCGGTCTCGATTACCACGTTGCGGTGATTCTGGTCGGCGTGCTGATGTGCCTGTACGTGCTGTTCGGCGGCATGCTGGCGACCACTTGGGTGCAGATCATCAAGGCTGTGCTGTTGCTGTCCGGCGCCTCGTTCATGGCGCTGATGGTGATGAAGCATGTTGGCTTCGACTTCAACACGCTGTTCTCCGAAGCGATCAAGGTTCACGCCAAGGGCGAAGCGATCATGAGCCCGGGCGGTCTGGTGAAAGATCCGATTTCCGCGTTCTCGCTGGGTCTGGCGTTGATGTTCGGTACTGCGGGCCTGCCGCACATTCTGATGCGCTTCTTCACCGTGAGTGACGCCAAAGAAGCGCGTAAAAGCGTGCTGTACGCGACTGGCTTCATCGGCTACTTCTACATCCTGACCTTCATCATCGGCTTCGGCGCGATCCTGCTGGTCAGCACCAATCCGGCGTTCAAAGATGCAGCGGGCGCCTTGCTCGGCGGCAACAACATGGCGGCGGTGCACCTGGCCAACGCGGTCGGTGGCAGTATCTTCCTTGGTTTCATCTCGGCAGTGGCATTCGCGACCATTCTCGCGGTGGTTGCGGGTCTGACTCTGGCCGGCGCTTCGGCGGTGTCGCATGACCTGTATGCCAGTGTGATCAAGAAGGGCAAGGCCAACGAGAAGGACGAGATCCGCGTTTCGAAGATCACCACCATTGCCCTCGCGGTGTTGGCGATTGGTCTGGGCATTCTGTTCGAAAGCCAGAACATCGCGTTCATGGTGGGCCTGGCGTTCTCGATTGCGGCGAGCTGTAACTTCCCGGTGCTGTTGCTTTCGATGTACTGGAAGAAGCTGACCACCCGTGGCGCGATGATCGGCGGCTGGTTGGGGCTGGTCAGTGCGGTGGGGTTGATGGTGCTTGGCCCGACCATTTGGGTGCAGATTCTGCATCATGAGAAGGCGATTTTCCCTTACGAATATCCAGCGCTGTTTTCCATGATCATTGCGTTTGTGGGGATCTGGTTCTTCTCGATTACTGACAAGTCGGCGGCGGCGGACAATGAGCGGGCGCTGTTCTTCCCGCAGTTTGTGCGTTCGCAGACCGGGTTGGGGGCGAGTGGGGCGGTTTCGCACTAA
- a CDS encoding succinate dehydrogenase iron-sulfur subunit — protein MLQVSVYRYNPDQDAAPFMQDFQVDTGGKDLMVLDVLALIKEQDEGFSYRRSCREGVCGSDGMNINGKNGLACITPLSAVVKGNKLIVRPLPGLPVIRDLVVDMSIFYKQYEKVKPYLQNDTPAPAIERLQSPEEREKLDGLYECILCACCSTSCPSFWWNPDKFLGPAALLQAYRFLADSRDTKTSERLASLDDPFSVFRCRGIMNCVNVCPKGLNPTKAIGHIRNMLLSSGV, from the coding sequence ATGTTGCAAGTCAGTGTTTATCGCTACAACCCTGATCAGGACGCTGCGCCGTTCATGCAGGATTTCCAGGTCGATACCGGTGGTAAAGACCTGATGGTGCTGGACGTGCTGGCCCTGATCAAGGAGCAGGACGAGGGTTTCTCCTATCGTCGCTCCTGCCGTGAAGGCGTCTGCGGCTCCGACGGCATGAACATCAACGGCAAAAACGGTCTGGCATGCATCACGCCGCTGTCTGCCGTTGTAAAAGGTAACAAGCTGATCGTTCGTCCACTGCCAGGGTTGCCGGTTATCCGTGACCTGGTTGTCGATATGAGCATCTTCTACAAGCAATACGAGAAGGTGAAGCCTTACCTGCAGAACGACACGCCGGCTCCGGCCATCGAGCGTCTGCAATCGCCGGAAGAACGTGAAAAGCTCGACGGTCTGTACGAGTGCATCCTGTGCGCCTGCTGCTCGACTTCTTGCCCATCGTTCTGGTGGAACCCTGACAAGTTCCTCGGTCCTGCTGCGCTGCTGCAAGCCTACCGCTTCCTGGCTGACAGCCGTGACACCAAGACCAGCGAGCGTCTGGCTTCACTCGATGACCCGTTCAGCGTCTTCCGCTGCCGGGGCATCATGAACTGCGTCAACGTATGTCCGAAAGGCCTGAACCCGACTAAGGCCATCGGTCACATCCGTAACATGTTGCTTTCAAGCGGCGTGTGA
- the sdhD gene encoding succinate dehydrogenase, hydrophobic membrane anchor protein, protein MVTNVTNLSRSGLYDWMAQRVSAVVLAAYFIFLIGYIVANPGLEYAQWHELFAHNGMRIFSLLALVALGAHAWVGMWTIATDYLTPMAFGKSATAIRFLFQAVCGVAMFAYFVWGVQILWGI, encoded by the coding sequence ATGGTAACTAACGTCACTAACCTGTCGCGTTCGGGCCTCTATGACTGGATGGCGCAACGTGTGTCTGCGGTCGTTCTCGCGGCTTACTTCATCTTTCTGATCGGATACATCGTCGCCAACCCTGGCCTCGAGTATGCCCAGTGGCATGAACTGTTCGCCCACAACGGAATGCGTATTTTCAGCCTGCTGGCCCTTGTTGCTCTGGGCGCTCACGCCTGGGTCGGCATGTGGACCATCGCGACCGACTACCTGACGCCAATGGCGTTCGGCAAGTCCGCAACGGCGATACGTTTCCTTTTCCAGGCAGTATGCGGCGTTGCGATGTTCGCTTACTTCGTCTGGGGTGTGCAGATTCTCTGGGGTATCTGA
- a CDS encoding glycine betaine ABC transporter substrate-binding protein, translating into MKMRRLLGAGAVLALAMSSTFANAEKQTLNIGYVDGWSDSVATTHVAAEVIKQKLGYDVKLQAVATGIMWQGVATGKLDAMLSAWLPITHGDYWTKNKDQVVDYGPNFKDAKIGLIVPEYVKAKSIEDLKTDDTFKNRIVGIDAGSGVMLKTDQAIKDYGLDKYSLKASSGAGMIAELTRAEKKNESIAVTGWVPHWMFAKWKLRFLDDPKGVYGAAETVNSIGSKGLEAKAPEVAKFLKNFQWASKDEIGEVMLAIQDGAKPDAAAKDWVAKHPDRVADWTQ; encoded by the coding sequence ATGAAGATGCGACGACTGTTAGGCGCAGGTGCCGTTCTGGCGCTTGCGATGAGTTCCACTTTCGCCAACGCTGAAAAACAGACCCTGAACATCGGTTACGTTGACGGCTGGTCCGACAGCGTCGCGACCACCCACGTGGCGGCCGAAGTGATCAAGCAGAAACTCGGTTATGACGTGAAGCTGCAAGCCGTCGCCACCGGGATCATGTGGCAGGGCGTGGCCACCGGCAAACTTGACGCCATGCTCTCGGCCTGGCTGCCGATCACCCACGGCGATTACTGGACCAAGAACAAGGATCAGGTCGTCGATTACGGTCCGAACTTCAAGGATGCGAAAATCGGCCTGATCGTGCCGGAGTACGTCAAAGCCAAGTCGATCGAAGACCTTAAAACCGACGACACCTTCAAAAACCGCATCGTCGGCATCGACGCCGGTTCAGGGGTGATGCTCAAGACTGATCAGGCGATTAAGGATTACGGCCTCGACAAGTACAGCCTCAAGGCCAGTTCCGGTGCCGGCATGATTGCCGAGCTGACCCGTGCCGAGAAGAAAAACGAATCCATCGCCGTCACCGGTTGGGTGCCGCACTGGATGTTCGCCAAGTGGAAACTGCGCTTCCTTGACGACCCGAAAGGTGTGTATGGCGCTGCGGAGACCGTGAACAGCATCGGCAGCAAAGGCCTGGAAGCCAAGGCGCCGGAAGTGGCGAAGTTCCTGAAAAACTTCCAGTGGGCCTCGAAAGACGAAATCGGCGAGGTCATGCTGGCGATTCAGGACGGTGCCAAGCCTGATGCAGCGGCCAAGGACTGGGTGGCAAAACACCCTGATCGTGTAGCTGACTGGACCCAATAA
- the gltA gene encoding citrate synthase, with product MADKKAQLIIEGAAPVELPILTGTVGPDVIDVRGLTATGRFTFDPGFMSTASCESKITYIDGDNGILLHRGYPIEQLAEKSDYLETCYLLLNGELPTAEQKAQFVSTVKNHTMVHEQLKTFFNGFRRDAHPMAVMCGVVGALSAFYHDSLDINNPQHREISAIRLVAKMPTLAAMVYKYSMGQPMMYPRNDLTYAENFLHMMFNTPCEIKPISPVLAKAMDRIFILHADHEQNASTSTVRLAGSSGANPFACIAAGIAALWGPAHGGANEAVLTMLDEIGDVSNIDKFIAKAKDKNDPFKLMGFGHRVYKNRDPRATVMKQTCDEVLKELGINNDPQLELAMRLEEIALTDPYFIERSLYPNVDFYSGIILKAIGIPTSMFTVIFALARTVGWISHWKEMLSSPYKIGRPRQLYTGYESRDITSLEDRK from the coding sequence ATGGCTGACAAAAAAGCGCAGTTGATCATCGAGGGCGCAGCCCCCGTCGAGCTGCCCATTTTAACCGGCACCGTTGGTCCCGATGTAATCGATGTTCGGGGCCTGACGGCCACGGGCCGCTTCACTTTCGACCCGGGTTTCATGTCGACCGCCTCGTGCGAATCGAAGATCACCTATATCGACGGCGACAACGGCATTCTGTTGCACCGCGGCTACCCGATCGAACAGCTGGCTGAAAAGTCGGACTACCTGGAAACCTGCTACCTGCTGCTCAACGGCGAATTGCCGACCGCAGAACAGAAGGCCCAGTTCGTCAGCACCGTGAAAAACCACACCATGGTTCACGAGCAGCTGAAAACCTTCTTCAACGGTTTCCGTCGCGACGCCCACCCGATGGCCGTCATGTGCGGTGTAGTCGGCGCCCTCTCGGCCTTCTACCACGACTCCCTGGACATCAATAACCCGCAGCATCGCGAAATTTCCGCGATCCGCCTGGTTGCGAAGATGCCAACCCTGGCAGCGATGGTTTACAAGTACTCCATGGGCCAACCCATGATGTACCCGCGCAACGACCTGACGTACGCGGAAAACTTCCTGCACATGATGTTCAACACCCCGTGCGAGATCAAACCGATCAGCCCGGTGCTCGCCAAGGCCATGGACCGGATCTTCATCCTCCACGCCGACCACGAGCAGAACGCTTCGACCTCCACCGTGCGTCTGGCCGGCTCTTCGGGTGCCAACCCGTTTGCCTGTATCGCCGCCGGTATCGCCGCACTGTGGGGCCCTGCCCACGGCGGTGCGAACGAAGCCGTGTTGACCATGCTCGATGAGATTGGCGATGTGTCGAACATTGACAAGTTCATCGCCAAGGCCAAGGACAAGAACGATCCGTTCAAGTTGATGGGCTTCGGTCACCGCGTCTACAAGAACCGCGACCCGCGCGCGACTGTGATGAAGCAGACCTGCGACGAAGTGTTGAAGGAACTGGGCATCAACAACGATCCGCAACTCGAACTGGCCATGCGCCTGGAAGAGATCGCCCTGACCGATCCGTACTTCATCGAACGCTCGCTGTACCCGAACGTCGACTTCTACTCGGGGATCATCCTCAAGGCGATCGGCATTCCGACCAGCATGTTCACCGTGATTTTCGCCCTGGCACGTACTGTGGGCTGGATTTCGCACTGGAAGGAAATGTTGTCGAGCCCGTACAAGATTGGCCGTCCGCGCCAGCTCTATACTGGCTACGAGTCGCGTGACATTACTTCGCTGGAAGATCGCAAATAG
- the sdhC gene encoding succinate dehydrogenase, cytochrome b556 subunit: MKSQRPVNLDLRTIKLPVTAYTSILHRISGVILFVCLAIMLYALDKSLSSEEGFGQVKACLTSPLAKLVIWGILSALLYHLVAGVRHLIMDMGIGETLEGGKLGSKIVIAVSVVVIVLAGVWIW, from the coding sequence GTGAAAAGCCAACGACCTGTAAACCTAGACCTAAGGACCATCAAACTCCCAGTCACTGCTTACACGTCCATTCTTCACCGAATCTCCGGTGTCATCCTCTTTGTGTGCCTTGCCATCATGCTTTATGCATTGGACAAGTCGCTGAGCTCCGAGGAAGGCTTCGGTCAGGTGAAAGCGTGTCTGACCAGTCCGCTAGCCAAGCTAGTGATTTGGGGCATCCTGTCCGCTCTGCTGTATCACCTGGTAGCCGGTGTGCGCCACTTGATCATGGACATGGGCATCGGTGAGACGCTGGAAGGCGGCAAACTGGGCTCGAAAATCGTTATCGCCGTTTCCGTGGTGGTAATCGTTCTGGCAGGAGTCTGGATATGGTAA
- a CDS encoding 2-oxoglutarate dehydrogenase E1 component yields the protein MQESVMQRMWNSAYLSGGNAAYVEELYELYLHDPNAVPEEWRTYFQKLPADGNSATDVSHSTIRDHFVLLAKNQRRAQPVSAGSVSSEHEKKQVEVLRLIQAYRMRGHQAAQLDPLGLWQRPAPADLSINHYGLTNADLDTTFRAGDLFIGKEEASLREIHEALQQTYCRTIGAEFTHITDSEQRQWFQQRLESVRGRPTYSADIKSHLLERVTAGEGLEKYLGTKYPGTKRFGLEGGESLIPMLDELIQRSGSYGTKEVVIGMAHRGRLNVLVNTFGKNPRELFDEFEGKKKVELGSGDVKYHQGFSSNVMTTGGEVHLAMAFNPSHLEIVSPVVEGSVRARQDRRNDLTGEKVLPISIHGDAAFAGQGVVMETFQMSQTRGFKTGGTVHIVINNQVGFTISNPLDSRSTEYATDVAKMIQAPILHVNGDDPEAVLFVTQLAIDYRMQFKRDVVIDLVCYRRRGHNEADEPSGTQPLMYQQITKQRTTRELYADRLTQAGVLDAERVQAKVDEYRNALDNGLHVVKSLVKEPNKELFVDWRPYLGHAWTARHDTRFDLKTLQELSAKLLEIPEGFVVQRQVAKIYEDRQKMQAGGLPINWGYAETMAYATLAFEGHPIRMTGQDIGRGTFSHRHAVLHNQKDAGTYIPLQNLYDGQPRFDLYDSFLSEEAVLAFEYGYSTTTPNALVIWEAQFGDFANGAQVVIDQFITSGEHKWGRLCGLTMLLPHGYEGQGPEHSSARLERYLQLCAEHNIQVCMPTTPAQIYHLLRRQVIRPLRKPLVVLTPKSLLRHKLAISTLEDLAEGSFQTVIPEIDALDPKKVERVVLCSGKVYYDLLEKRRAEGREDIAIVRIEQLYPFPEDDLKEVLAPYTNVKHAVWCQEEPMNQGAWYCSQHHLRRSIANLDKTLVLEYAGREASAAPACGYASMHAEQQEKLLQDAFTV from the coding sequence ATGCAAGAAAGCGTGATGCAGCGCATGTGGAACAGCGCCTACCTTTCAGGTGGAAACGCTGCCTATGTGGAAGAGCTTTATGAGCTCTACCTGCACGACCCTAACGCTGTGCCAGAAGAGTGGCGCACCTACTTTCAGAAGTTGCCCGCCGACGGCAACTCTGCCACTGATGTTTCGCACTCGACAATTCGCGATCATTTCGTGCTGCTGGCAAAGAACCAGCGCCGCGCCCAACCGGTTTCCGCCGGCAGCGTGAGCAGTGAGCACGAGAAGAAGCAAGTTGAAGTGCTGCGATTGATCCAGGCCTACCGTATGCGTGGCCACCAGGCAGCCCAGCTTGACCCGCTGGGGCTGTGGCAGCGTCCTGCACCTGCAGACCTGTCGATCAATCATTACGGCTTGACCAATGCCGATCTTGATACGACCTTCCGTGCCGGCGACCTGTTCATCGGCAAAGAGGAAGCGAGCCTACGCGAAATTCACGAAGCGTTGCAGCAGACATATTGCCGCACCATCGGCGCTGAATTTACGCACATCACCGATTCCGAGCAGCGCCAGTGGTTCCAGCAGCGTCTGGAAAGCGTGCGTGGTCGCCCGACGTACTCCGCCGACATCAAGAGCCACCTGCTTGAGCGTGTGACCGCCGGTGAAGGCCTGGAAAAATACCTGGGCACCAAATACCCGGGCACCAAGCGTTTCGGTCTGGAAGGCGGCGAAAGCCTGATTCCGATGCTCGACGAACTGATCCAGCGTTCCGGCTCGTACGGCACCAAGGAAGTCGTCATCGGCATGGCCCACCGTGGTCGTCTGAACGTACTGGTCAACACCTTCGGCAAGAACCCGCGCGAGCTGTTCGACGAGTTCGAAGGCAAGAAGAAGGTCGAGCTGGGCTCCGGCGACGTGAAATATCACCAGGGCTTCTCGTCCAACGTGATGACCACCGGCGGTGAAGTTCACCTGGCCATGGCGTTCAACCCGTCCCACCTGGAAATCGTTTCCCCGGTGGTCGAAGGTTCGGTGCGCGCCCGTCAGGACCGTCGCAACGACCTGACCGGTGAGAAGGTGCTGCCGATCTCCATCCACGGTGACGCGGCGTTCGCCGGTCAAGGCGTGGTCATGGAAACCTTCCAGATGTCGCAGACCCGCGGTTTCAAGACCGGCGGTACCGTGCACATCGTGATCAACAACCAGGTCGGTTTCACCATCAGCAACCCGCTGGACTCGCGTTCCACCGAGTACGCCACCGACGTTGCCAAGATGATCCAGGCGCCGATCCTCCATGTGAATGGCGATGATCCGGAAGCCGTGTTGTTCGTGACCCAGTTGGCCATCGACTACCGCATGCAGTTCAAGCGGGACGTGGTGATCGACCTGGTCTGCTACCGTCGTCGCGGCCACAACGAGGCCGACGAGCCAAGCGGCACCCAGCCTCTGATGTATCAGCAGATCACCAAGCAGCGCACCACCCGTGAGCTGTACGCTGACCGCCTGACCCAGGCCGGTGTGCTCGACGCTGAACGTGTTCAGGCCAAGGTCGACGAATACCGCAACGCGCTGGACAACGGTCTGCACGTCGTGAAATCGCTGGTCAAAGAGCCGAACAAAGAGCTGTTCGTCGACTGGCGTCCGTATCTGGGCCACGCCTGGACTGCGCGTCACGACACTCGCTTCGATCTCAAGACCCTGCAAGAGCTGTCCGCCAAGCTGCTGGAAATTCCGGAAGGCTTCGTGGTCCAGCGTCAGGTCGCGAAGATCTACGAAGACCGTCAGAAGATGCAAGCCGGCGGCCTGCCGATCAACTGGGGTTATGCCGAAACCATGGCGTACGCGACCCTGGCGTTCGAAGGTCACCCGATCCGCATGACCGGTCAGGACATCGGCCGCGGTACGTTCTCGCACCGTCACGCTGTGCTGCACAACCAGAAAGACGCGGGCACCTACATTCCACTGCAGAACCTGTACGACGGTCAGCCTCGTTTCGACCTGTACGACTCGTTCCTCTCGGAAGAAGCAGTACTGGCGTTCGAATACGGTTACTCGACCACCACGCCAAACGCGCTGGTGATCTGGGAAGCCCAGTTCGGCGATTTCGCCAACGGTGCACAGGTCGTGATCGACCAGTTCATCACCAGCGGCGAGCACAAGTGGGGCCGTCTCTGCGGTCTGACCATGCTGCTGCCACACGGTTACGAAGGCCAGGGCCCTGAGCACAGCTCGGCACGTCTTGAGCGTTACCTGCAGCTGTGCGCCGAGCACAACATTCAGGTGTGCATGCCGACTACCCCGGCACAGATCTACCACTTGCTGCGTCGTCAGGTGATTCGTCCGCTGCGCAAGCCGCTGGTCGTGCTGACGCCGAAGTCGCTGCTGCGCCACAAGCTGGCCATCTCGACGCTGGAAGATCTGGCCGAAGGTTCGTTCCAGACCGTGATCCCGGAAATCGATGCCCTGGACCCGAAAAAGGTCGAGCGCGTGGTTCTGTGCAGCGGCAAGGTCTACTACGACCTGCTGGAAAAACGCCGTGCCGAAGGCCGCGAAGATATCGCCATCGTGCGTATCGAGCAGCTGTATCCGTTCCCTGAGGACGACTTGAAGGAAGTCCTGGCTCCGTACACCAACGTCAAGCATGCCGTCTGGTGTCAGGAAGAGCCGATGAACCAGGGTGCCTGGTACTGCAGCCAGCATCACTTGCGTCGCAGCATCGCCAACCTCGACAAGACTCTCGTACTTGAGTACGCGGGCCGTGAGGCTTCGGCTGCGCCAGCTTGTGGTTACGCATCGATGCACGCCGAGCAGCAGGAAAAACTGCTGCAAGATGCTTTCACTGTTTAA